One genomic window of Kosmotoga olearia TBF 19.5.1 includes the following:
- a CDS encoding lamin tail domain-containing protein, translating to MLYKKGFTLVELLIVLAIIAVLVAALIPPAMNSIRKAKAVQVARNLKNLSIGFENKILVDNVPPLSIDEIGRNIPDNYGVAYEVSNGTWLVVVYYTGKDVDYDTLKTILPDVSQDYVPLSSPTVLSGSPSYSEDPENIYYSYVISIGGGTLEADVEITNIEYAANPEVVHIKNLGTLSVNLLGWKLKDIANHIFTFPNFVLEPGEEVRVYSHVTASSPMPEGENNLKWTGQYVWNNDGDTAYLYDSSGATVTTYSY from the coding sequence ATGTTGTACAAAAAAGGATTCACACTTGTTGAGCTGTTAATTGTTCTTGCTATTATTGCTGTTTTAGTTGCTGCACTGATTCCACCAGCGATGAATTCTATAAGAAAAGCAAAGGCTGTTCAGGTTGCCCGGAACCTGAAGAATCTTTCCATTGGTTTTGAAAATAAGATATTGGTGGATAACGTTCCCCCATTATCAATTGATGAGATTGGAAGGAATATTCCGGACAATTATGGAGTGGCATATGAAGTAAGTAATGGGACATGGTTGGTAGTTGTATATTATACTGGCAAAGATGTTGACTACGATACGCTCAAAACCATACTACCTGACGTTTCCCAGGACTACGTTCCGTTGAGCTCACCAACAGTATTGTCGGGAAGTCCGTCTTACTCAGAAGATCCTGAAAACATCTACTATAGCTACGTGATCTCGATAGGTGGCGGGACTCTAGAAGCAGATGTTGAGATCACAAACATTGAATACGCCGCAAATCCTGAAGTGGTTCATATAAAAAATCTCGGAACACTCTCTGTGAATCTTCTTGGGTGGAAGTTGAAAGATATAGCCAACCATATTTTCACATTTCCTAATTTCGTGCTTGAGCCGGGTGAAGAAGTCAGGGTCTATTCCCACGTTACCGCCAGCTCGCCGATGCCAGAAGGAGAAAATAATTTGAAGTGGACAGGGCAATATGTATGGAACAACGATGGAGATACTGCTTATCTCTACGATTCTTCAGGTGCAACGGTAACCACTTATTCTTATTGA
- a CDS encoding SIR2 family protein, which produces MIFEREIDDVVESLRNAKIHGRKTALLIGTGCSAQAGVPTAAKVVDMIKETRPLDYERAPKKTYSKCMSQLAPGERRDLIANFTDETKVNWAHIVIAQLMKSGYVDRILTTNFDSLVIRACALLGEFPAVYDLTTSANFKPDFIPDKAVFYLHGQRTGFELINTEKEFEEHVKRIEPAIMDTARGRMWIVVGYSGRNDPVFDHLAKFQRFDYRLYWVGYKDSEPPKHVQEKLLQEGKYAFYIRGYDADSFFVKLAQKLDCFPPDFVSQPFSYLQNLLSNLTPCPLSENSKEDVVELTKEKVKKAIELFEE; this is translated from the coding sequence ATGATTTTTGAAAGAGAAATAGATGATGTAGTGGAATCCTTAAGAAACGCGAAAATACATGGTCGAAAAACTGCTCTCTTGATAGGTACAGGGTGTTCTGCTCAGGCCGGTGTTCCGACAGCAGCCAAGGTTGTAGATATGATAAAGGAGACCCGGCCTTTGGACTACGAAAGGGCCCCGAAAAAAACGTATTCCAAATGTATGAGCCAGCTAGCTCCTGGCGAGCGTAGGGATCTTATAGCCAATTTTACCGATGAAACGAAAGTAAATTGGGCGCATATTGTAATAGCGCAGCTTATGAAATCAGGTTATGTTGACAGAATCCTTACAACTAATTTTGACTCACTTGTAATTCGGGCCTGTGCTCTTCTCGGGGAATTTCCTGCCGTATATGATCTCACTACAAGTGCAAACTTCAAACCGGACTTCATCCCGGATAAAGCGGTTTTCTATCTTCACGGGCAGCGGACCGGATTTGAGCTTATCAATACCGAGAAAGAGTTTGAGGAACATGTTAAACGTATAGAACCGGCCATAATGGATACGGCACGGGGAAGAATGTGGATCGTTGTGGGATACAGTGGTAGAAACGATCCTGTTTTTGATCATCTGGCAAAATTCCAGCGTTTTGATTACAGACTTTACTGGGTGGGATATAAAGATAGCGAACCTCCCAAACATGTTCAAGAAAAACTTCTTCAAGAAGGTAAATACGCTTTCTACATCAGAGGTTACGATGCTGATAGCTTCTTCGTTAAATTAGCACAGAAACTCGATTGTTTTCCACCGGATTTTGTCAGTCAGCCGTTCTCTTATCTGCAAAATCTTCTGAGTAACCTCACTCCATGTCCTTTAAGCGAGAACAGCAAAGAGGATGTTGTGGAACTAACGAAAGAAAAAGTAAAAAAAGCAATTGAGCTTTTTGAGGAATAA